Proteins encoded together in one Festucalex cinctus isolate MCC-2025b chromosome 8, RoL_Fcin_1.0, whole genome shotgun sequence window:
- the LOC144024537 gene encoding unconventional myosin-VIIa-like isoform X6, giving the protein MYKRRDHVDLYEKDQAKWALLRNVNTVVKQSTLLPGDYVWLDLKSGREFEVPIGAVVKLCDSGQIQVVDDEGNEHWISPQNATNIKPMHPTSIHGVEDMIRLGDLNEAGILRNLLIRYSEKLIYTNCGGRTYTGSILVAINPYQLLPIYTADQIRLYTNKKIGEMPPHIFAIADNCYFNMQRNNRDQCCIISGESGAGKTESTKLILQFLAAISGQHSWIEQQVLEANPILEAFGNAKTIRNDNSSRFGKYIDIHFNKRGAIEGAKIEQYLLEKSRVCRQAQDERNYHIFYCMLKGMAADEKKKLGLSKATDYTYLTIGKCTVCDGRDDMKEYSNIRSAMKVLMFTDKENWEICKLLASILHMGNLRYEARTYDNLDACEVVRSPHLSTTSTLLEVDGKDLMNCLTSRTLITRGETVSTPLSMEQAVDVRDAFVKGIYGRLFVWIVEKINAAIYKPSSSHSKVVRRSIGLLDIFGFENFTVNSFEQLCINFANENLQQFFVRHVFKLEQEEYNLENINWQHIEFTDNQDALDMIAIKPMNIISLIDEESRFPKGTDSTMLNKLNFQHKVNSNYIPPKNNHETQFGIQHFAGVVYYETRGFLEKNRDTLYGDIIQLVHSSKNKFIKQIFQADVAMFLCGFAPCLHLPSSPLPKGAETRKRSPTLSSQFKKSLELLMRTLSVCQPFFVRCIKPNEHKKPMLFDRDLCVRQLRYSGMMETIRIRRAGYPIRYTFVEFVDRYRVLMPGVKPAYKQEDLRGTCQRIAEAVLGRDDDWQMGKTKIFLKDHHDMLLEIERDKAITDKVILIQKVVRGFKDRSNFLRMRKSAMLIQKTWRGYQCRKNYGAMRAGFSRLQALVRSRKLCASYHVARQRISGFQGRCRGFLVRRAFRHRLWAVIAIQAYTRGMIARRLYRRLRGEYRRRLEAEKMRLAEETKLRNQMSAKKAKAEAERKHQERLVQLAKEDAEREKKEKEEARRKKELVEQTERARLEPVNDSDMVDKMFGFLGTTSSFPGQEGQAPAGFEDLERSHRQLEEEDLDEALPLPEDEEEEDLSEYKFAKYAATYFQGSTTHTYVRRPLKQPLLFHEDEGEQLAALAVWITVLRFMGDLPEPKYHTAISDGSEKIPVMTKIYETLGKKTYKRELQALQGEGETPQSDSHRKNSIRHKLVSLTLKKKSKITEEVTKRLNDGEPGLHGNSMLEDRPTSNLEKLHFIIGNGILRPTLRDEIYCQICKQLSQNPSKSSHARGWILISLCVGCFAPSDKFLKYLRNFINSGPPGYAPYCEERLRRTFVNGTRTQPPSWLELQATKSKKPIMLPVTFMDGTTKTLLTDSATTAKELCNTLSDKISLNDRFGFSLYIALFDKVSSLGSGNDHVMDAVSQCEQYAKEQGAQERNAPWRLFFRKEIFTPWHCASDDTVATNLIYQQTVRGVKFGEYRCDRDDLAELASQQYYVDYGSEVLLERLLSLIPSYIPDREISTSRTVEKWAHFIMAAHKKGIYTQKRFDPQKVKEEVVDFARHKWPLLFSRFYEAFKFSGPSLPKNELIVAVNWTGVYFVDEQEQVLLELSFPEITAVSSSRGGKLQSQSFTLATIKGEEYTFTSNNAEDIRDLVVTFLEGLRNRSKFVVALQDSPNQNAEPSTFLSFQKGDLILLDQDTGEHVLNSGWAHGVNERTSQRGDFPADSVYVLPTMTRAQQDIVALVTMTPDQRQQSVRVSQLVLPDSEDSVKAYTLEEFSYDYFRPPPKHTLSRVMVTKNRGKDKLWSCTREPLKQPLLKKVLQHEELAQEACMAFVAVMKYMGDYPSKRTRSVNELTDQIFEGALKAEALKDEILCQIIKQLTDNHVKYSEEKGWELLWLCSGLFPPSNVLLPHVQRFLQSKKQHPLAADCMQRLHKALRNGSRKYPPHLVEVEAIQHKTTQIFHKVYFPDDTDEAFEVESSTKAKDFCQNISTRLLLKSPEGFSLFVKISDKVISVPEGDFFFDFVRHLTDWIKKSRPVKDGAVPSLTYQVFFMKKLWTSTVPGKDSFADSIFHYYQELPKYLRGYHKCSRDEVFQLAALIYRVKFEDDKSHFPAIPKTLRELLPHHLIRQMSPDDWKRSVVAFFNKQAGKSREEAKLMFLKIIYKWPTFGSAFFEVKQTTEPNYPEILLIAINKHGVSLIDPKSKDVLVTHPFTKISNWSSGNTYFHITIGNLVRGSKLLCETSLGYKMDDLLTSYISQMLTAMNKQRSDGTHTK; this is encoded by the exons ATGTACAAACGTCGGGACCATGTGGATCTTTACGAGAAGGATCAGGCCAAATGGGCTCTGCTCCGAAACGTCAACACTGTGGTGAAACAAAGCACGCTGCTACCG GGCGACTACGTGTGGTTGGACCTGAAGAGTGGTCGGGAATTTGAGGTTCCCATTGGCGCAGTGGTCAAACTCTGTGACTCGGGACAGATCCAGGTCGTGGATGATGAAGGAAAT GAGCACTGGATCTCCCCCCAAAATGCCACCAACATCAAGCCCATGCATCCCACCTCCATCCATGGCGTGGAGGACATGATCCGCCTGGGGGACCTCAACGAGGCCGGCATCCTGCGCAACCTGCTCATCAGATACAGCGAGAAGCTCATCTAT ACAAACTGTGGTGGTAGG ACATACACGGGTTCCATCCTGGTGGCCATCAACCCATATCAACTGCTTCCCATCTACACGGCAGACCAGATCCGCCTGTACACCAACAAGAAGATCGGTGAGATGCCTCCTCACATCTTTGCCATCGCAGACAACTGTTACTTCAACATGCAGAGGAACAACCGCGATCAGTGCTGCATCATCAG TGGGGAGTCCGGAGCGGGAAAGACTGAAAGCACCAAGCTGATCCTACAGTTCCTGGCAGCCATCAGCGGTCAACACTCGTGGATCGAGCAGCAGGTCCTGGAGGCCAATCCCATTCTGGAGG CCTTCGGAAACGCAAAGACCATTCGCAACGACAACTCGTCCCGCTTCGGCAAATACATCGACATCCACTTCAACAAGAGAGGAGCCATCGAGGGAGCCAAGATCGAACAGTACCTGCTGGAGAAGTCGCGAGTCTGTCGGCAG GCTCAGGATGAGAGGAACTACCACATCTTCTACTGCATGTTGAAGGGCATGGCGGCGGACGAGAAGAAGAAGCTGGGCCTCAGCAAGGCCACGGACTACACCTACCTCACCATA GGAAAGTGTACCGTATGTGACGGCCGCGATGATATGAAGGAATACTCCAACATCCGCTCGGCCATGAAG GTTCTGATGTTCACAGACAAAGAAAACTGGGAGATCTGCAAACTATTGGCCTCCATTTTACACATGGGCAACCTGCGCTATGAAG CGCGCACCTACGACAACCTGGACGCTTGCGAGGTCGTACGCAGTCCGCATCTTTCGACCACATCAACACTGCTGGAG GTGGACGGCAAGGACCTGATGAACTGCCTAACGAGCAGGACGTTGATCACCAGAGGAGAAACCGTGTCCACGCCACTCAGCATGGAACAAGCTGTGGACGTGCGAGACGCCTTCGTCAAG GGCATTTACGGCCGTCTCTTCGTGTGGATCGTGGAGAAGATCAACGCCGCCATCTACAAGCCTTCGTCCTCGCACAGCAAAGTCGTCAGGCGCTCCATCGGTCTGCTGGACATCTTTGGCTTTGAGAACTTCACCGTCAACAG TTTCGAGCAGCTGTGCATCAACTTCGCCAACGAGAACCTGCAGCAGTTCTTCGTGCGTCACGTGTTCAAACTGGAGCAGGAGGAGTACAACCTGGAGAACATCAACTGGCAGCACATCGAGTTCACCGACAACCAGGACGCCCTGGACATGATCGCCATCAAGCCCATGAACATCATCTCGCTCATCGACGAGGAGAGCCGATTCCCCAAG ggTACAGACAGCACCATGCTGAACAAACTCAACTTCCAGCACAAAGTCAACAGCAACTACATTCCACCCAAGAACAACCACGAGACTCAGTTTGGCATCCAGCACTTTGCCGGGGTGGTCTACTACGAAACCAGAG GCTTCCTTGAGAAGAACCGGGACACGTTATACGGTGACATCATCCAGCTGGTTCACTCGTCCAAGAACAAGTTCATCAAGCAGATTTTCCAGGCTGATGTTGCTATG TTTCTGTGTGGTTTTGCTCCTTGTCTGCATCTTCCATCCAGTCCTCTACCAAAG GGGGCGGAAACCAGGAAGCGTTCTCCCACTCTCAGCAGTCAGTTCAAGAAATCTCTGGAGCTGCTGATGCGAACGTTGAGCGTCTGTCAGCCTTTTTTCGTCCGCTGCATCAAACCCAACGAGCACAAGAAGCCAATG CTGTTTGATCGGGATTTGTGCGTGCGCCAGCTGAGGTACTCGGGAATGATGGAGACCATTCGCATCCGCCGCGCCGGCTACCCCATCCGCTACACCTTTGTGGAGTTTGTGGACCGCTACCGCGTACTCATGCCTGGAGTCAAACCCGCCTACAAGCAG GAGGATCTGAGGGGAACCTGCCAGAGGATCGCAGAGGCCGTGCTCGGCCGAGACGACGACTGGCAGATGGGAAAGACCAAGATCTTCCTCAAG GATCATCATGACATGCTGCTCGAGATCGAGAGAGACAAAGCCATCACGGACAAAGTCATCCTCATACAGAAGGTGGTGCGAGGTTTCAAGGACAG ATCGAACTTCCTGAGGATGAGGAAGTCGGCTATGTTGATCCAGAAGACGTGGCGAGGATATCAGTGCAGAAAGAACTACGGCGCC ATGCGGGCGGGCTTTTCTCGTCTTCAGGCACTGGTGCGCTCCAGGAAACTGTGCGCGTCGTACCACGTGGCTCGCCAGCGCATCAGCGGCTTCCAGGGTCGATGCCGAGGCTTCCTGGTGCGCCGCGCCTTCAGACACCGACTGTGGGCCGTCATCGCCATCCAGGCGTACACCCGAGGGATGATTGCACGCAGGCTCTACCGCAGGCTCAGGGGCGAG TACCGAAGGAGGCTGGAAGCTGAGAAGATGCGTCTGGCGGAGGAGACCAAGCTGAGGAACCAGATGTCTGCCAAGAAAGCCAAGGCTGAAGCGGAACGCAAACATCAG GAGCGTCTAGTCCAGCTGGCCAAAGAGGACGCCGAGCGcgagaagaaggaaaaagaggaggcgaggaggaagAAGGAGCTGGTAGAGCAGACGGAGCGAGCCCGTTTGGAACCCGTCAACGACTCGGACATGGTAGACAAGATGTTCGGTTTCCTGGGGACCACCAGCTCCTTTCCTGGCCAAGAGGGACAAGCTCCTGCCGGCTTTGAG GACTTGGAGAGAAGCCACCGGCAGCTGGAAGAGGAGGACTTGGACGAGGCTCTTCCTTTGccagaggacgaggaggaggaggatttgTCGGAGTACAAGTTTGCCAAGTATGCCGCCACCTACTTCCAGGGAAGCACCACACATACGTACGTCCGGCGACCACTCAAGCAGCCGCTGCTTTTTCACGAGGATGAAGGAGAGCAGCTG GCGGCTTTGGCGGTGTGGATCACGGTGTTGAGGTTCATGGGAGACCTGCCCGAGCCCAAATACCACACAGCAATCAGCGATGGGAGCGAGAAGATTCCGGTCATGACCAAGATCTATGAGACCCTCGGGAAGAAGACGTATAAGAGGGAGCTGCAGGCTCTTcagggggagggggag ACTCCTCAATCTGACAGCCATCGCAAGAACAGCATTCGACACAAGCTGGTCTCTCTCACGCTGAAGAAAAAATCCAAGATCACTGAGGAG GTCACTAAGCGCCTGAATGATGGCGAGCCCggtctccatggcaacagcatgttggAAGACCGGCCAACATCAAACCTGGAGAAACTTCACTTCATCATCGGAAATGGCATCCTGAGGCCAACGctgag GGATGAGATCTACTGTCAGATCTGCAAACAGCTGAGTCAGAACCCATCCAAGAGCTCGCACGCTCGAGGTTGGATCCTCATCAGTTTGTGCGTCGGCTGCTTCGCACCATCCGACAAGTTCCTCAAG TATCTAAGGAACTTCATCAACAGTGGGCCACCAGGTTATGCTCCATACTGTGAAGAAAGGCTGAGAAGAACCTTCGTGAATGGCACCAGAACACAACCTCCATCCTGGCTGGAGCTACAG GCAACCAAGTCCAAGAAACCCATCATGCTTCCGGTGACGTTCATGGACGGAACCACCAAAACGCTGCTGACAGACTCGGCGACCACCGCCAAGGAGCTCTGCAACACATTATCCGACAAGATCAGTCTCAATGACCGATTCGGCTTCTCGCTCTACATCGCACTTTTCGATAAG GTGTCGTCTTTGGGCAGCGGGAACGACCACGTGATGGACGCCGTGTCGCAGTGCGAGCAGTACGCCAAGGAGCAGGGAGCCCAGGAGAGGAACGCCCCCTGGAGGCTCTTCTTCAGGAAAGAGATCTTCACGCCGTGGCACTGCGCCTCTGACGACACAGTTGCCACCAATCTCATCTACCAGCAAACCGTCAGGGGCGTCAAATTTGGAGAGTACCGCTGTGACCGG GACGACCTAGCGGAACTGGCGTCCCAGCAGTACTATGTGGATTATGGCTCAGAGGTCCTGCTGGAGCGCCTGCTGAGTCTCATCCCGTCCTACATCCCTGATCGAGAGATCAGCACATCCCGAACGGTGGAGAAGTGGGCTCACTTCATCATGGCGGCACACAAAAAG GGCATATACACCCAGAAGAGGTTTGATCCCCAGAAAGTGAAAGAGGAAGTGGTGGACTTTGCTCGCCACAAGTGGCCTCTGCTCTTCTCTCGATTCTATGAAGCCTTCAAGTTCTCTG GTCCAAGTTTACCCAAAAATGAACTCATCGTCGCCGTCAACTGGACCGGCGTTTACTTTGTGGATGAACAGGAACAAGTCCTGCTGGAACTCTCCTTCCCAGAAATCACCGCTGTGTCCAGCAGCAG GGGGGGGAAGTTGCAAAGTCAGAGCTTCACCCTGGCCACCATCAAAGGAGAAGAGTATACCTTCACCTCCAACAATGCCGAGGATATCCGTGACCTGGTGGTGACCTTCTTGGAAGGTCTGAGGAACAGGTCCAAGTTTGTGGTGGCACTACAGGACAGTCCGAACCAGA ATGCTGAACCATCCACGTTCCTGAGTTTCCAGAAGGGAGACCTGATCCTGCTGGACCAGGACACCGGCGAGCATGTTCTTAACTCGGGTTGGGCGCATGGCGTCAATGAGAGGACCAGTCAGAGAGGAGACTTCCCGGCAGACTCGGTCTACGTCTTGCCCACCATGACGCGAGCGCAGCAGGACATTGTG GCGCTGGTGACCATGACGCCGGATCAGAGGCAGCAGTCGGTGAGGGTATCACAGCTTGTTCTGCCTGACAGTGAGGACTCCGTCAAAGCGTACACGCTGGAGGAATTCTCGTATGATTACTTTAG GCCTCCCCCCAAACACACTCTGAGCAGGGTGATGGTGACCAAGAATCGAGGCAAGGACAAATTGTGGAGCTGCACCAGGGAGCCTCTCAAACAGCCACTTCTCAAGAAGGTGCTCCAACACGAGGAGCTCGCTCAGGAGGCCTGCATGGCCTTTGTTG CTGTGATGAAGTACATGGGCGACTACCCATCCAAGCGCACGCGCTCGGTCAACGAGTTGACGGACCAGATCTTCGAGGGCGCGCTCAAGGCCGAAGCCCTGAAGGACGAGATTTTATGCCAGATCATCAAGCAGCTAACAGACAACCACGTCAA GTACAGCGAGGAGAAAGGTTGGGAGCTCCTGTGGCTGTGCAGCGGCCTCTTTCCTCCCAGCAACGTGCTGCTGCCGCATGTCCAGCGCTTCTTGCAGTCCAAAAAACAGCACCCGCTCGCCGCCGACTGCATGCAGCGGCTGCACAAAGCCTTACG AAACGGGTCCAGGAAGTACCCCCCTCATCTGGTGGAAGTGGAGGCCATCCAGCACAAGACCACGCAGATCTTCCACAAGGTTTACTTCCCCGACGACACGGACGAG gcctttgaGGTGGAGTCCAGCACCAAAGCCAAGGACTTCTGTCAGAACATCTCCACCAGACTGCTGCTCAAATCGCCAGAAGGCTTCAGCCTCTTTGTCAAGATCTCCGACAAG GTGATCAGTGTTCCGGAGGGAGACTTCTTCTTTGACTTTGTCCGGCATCTGACTGACTGGATCAAGAAATCGCGGCCAGTGAAAGACG GAGCGGTTCCCTCTCTGACCTATCAGGTGTTCTTCATGAAGAAGTTGTGGACCAGCACCGTTCCGGGGAAGGACTCGTTCGCCGACTCCATCTTCCACTACTACCAG GAGCTTCCCAAATACCTGCGTGGATACCACAAGTGTTCCCGGGACGAAGTCTTCCAGCTGGCGGCGCTCATCTACCGTGTCAAGTTTGAGGACGACAAGTCCCACTTTCCCGCCATTCCCAAGACGCTGCGCGAGCTGCTCCCTCACCATCTCATCCGACAAATGTCCCCGGACGACTGGAAGAGG TCCGTGGTGGCCTTCTTCAACAAGCAAGCCGGCAAATCCAGAGAAGAAGCCAAGCTGATGTTTCTTAAAATCATCTACAAATGGCCGACATTTGGCTCCGCCTTCTTTGAAGTCAAG CAAACCACGGAGCCAAACTACCCGGAGATCCTCCTGATCGCCATCAACAAACATGGCGTCAGCCTCATCGACCCGAAGAGCAAG GACGTTCTGGTCACACATCCCTTCACCAAAATCTCCAACTGGAGCAGCGGGAACACGTACTTCCACATCACCATCGGAAACCTCGTCAGGGGAAGCAAACTCCTCTGCGAGACCTCCCTG GGCTACAAGATGGACGACCTGCTGACATCATACATCAGCCAGATGTTGACCGCCATGAACAAGCAGCGGTCCGATGGCACGCACACCAAGTGA